TCCAGAGTTACCAGCGCAATTGCGATACCGCTATACataaaagttatactttttagcatttcggaaaaggttgagcttatACGAGAAGAACTCGCAAAAAAATCATTGCAACTcctttaaataaacatttactgTTTCATCGTGTtagtcattattttaattactcactctaatctaataataatttgaattcaGTAACGAGGTAACTTGTCCGTACGAGCGAAAAAttggattttattatataaagaaaacaaTGCACGGATAATCATGATAACAATATCGTTCGGAAACTCGACGACGCGACGCGCTAAAATGGTCTCAGAAAATACTAGATAACAGATAATAGCACATAATTCGCTGCTTATCTTGTATTGTATCAAACGTCATAGCTGTAcagaataaaatgtatataatattaaaaattaacgtCGTTAATTCATATGCAATCTagtttaagattattataatcAAGACCTTGTCATACTTCAATCAATCCTGAATTtgcatttcaataatataaataataattttccaaaatccacgttatagtaaataaaaaacacttaTCTATCACATTGATACAATTTAATACTAACTAATATAGAAAACGTTAAAAGGTTGTTGAAATGCAGAAAATAGGAAATGGGTTAGAAAAAAATCTCCAATCGCCACCATTATCAGCTTTGACTTACAAAATGCAAATCTCAATTCGAGAATCTGATAGAATATCACACATTTAAGACAAAGGCAACATAATTGTGTAAAAGTGtcaaaagtagaaaaaaaatataaagaaagtaaattaaaaacacaaatgtaAAATGTGATAACTTACTTAACTGATACTAATAACAAGATGATACCAACGACGTAGAACTGCGTGTCATTGGCCATATACCAAGACCATACCATACACATCTCTCGTTGCGGAAAGAAGTTGTTTATGTATAGAACATTTCTCCACCAAAATTTATCGCAATTGATGTGATCAAAAATGGCCGGTTCAAAAACTGTTGTGTTATGCGTATACCTCAGAGCTAATTCATTTACACCAATCACGAATGCATATGCTGGTGTTAATCTAACTAATCTATAGGAGAGTAGGACtagaaatgatttaaatattccagAAACTTCtgttattgtaaatttgttGGTTTTCGGTTTGTCCAATATATCTTCGTAAAACGACTGCTGGCTTATTTCCGACACTGACAGTGATGAGTTTGTGTAgccattgatatttttatttatatccttATCTGATGGAGGCAATTTTATATTCCTTCTATTTGCCTTCTTATCTTCGCTTCGTAGAAATAGGACTGTTACTAAAAGGCCactgtaagaaaaaaatatataaattctgcTTATTcacaaatactattttataacaactttacttttcaaaataagtttgatttgaaaatgaaaatcaaaAGTTCTAGattaacttttaattttacaaatatttgaataaataaaattaaatctaaccTTAGCTtcatttaaatatcaatatcgCTTTGTCTTAGGGCTacatttcaccgggacaccacggcGGCGCATCTTGTcaccgctaccaacaaaatgtatacagctctgtaaggagttactcacctggtgtccgtttggttgccCAACTAATCTGTTGGCGctaccagctcggacgcgtcatgactctggtgtctatATCGTGTCTAGTTGAGTAGCTTACGGACATCACGGCGGCGCAACGACTCCAGAGtgacgcaaccagtcgccgctaccaacaaaatgtgtACAGCTGTATagagagttactcacctggGGTCCGTTTGGTACCGCAACCAATTTGATGGCGCGACCAGCGTCGGACGCGTCACGACTCTGGTGTCtttatggtgtctagtttggtagcttaaggacaccacggtggcgccaCTGCTTGCGCCACTTAGGTGTCCCGGTGAAAAGAATATACCTCTTATGGTTATTAAATGGTTTCAAGATTCTTAGTTCTTCAAGAGTCAAGTTATAGGAGAACTTAATATTAGTAAACATATAGCTGTTGATTGATACGTACCTTATGAAAAAGAATGTGTCAACACAGTAGGATGCATTCCCCACCGACTGATAGAGGAAATTTCTTTCTGTTACCTCTCTCATAGTTTTATTGTCTGCTATATACCAGACGGTTAGATAAGTGTGTACCATAATAACCCAAAGTACTGAGAGAAATCTAAAACAAAACAttctgaatttaaatttttgaatcaATGCAAtcaatattagttttaattaaaaatttacatatatatatcatttCTTACAGAAAGTTAAAAATTTACTGGAGTCATGTCACTGGTggttttttcttatatatttacttCGAGTTCATACTCGCACGTTGAAATAGGGATGAGACCTTATCATTCTAAAGTCTGCATGATGTCAGTATGTAATCTGCCCTTTTAATTGGTGATTTTTGAAGATTTTTCGTGGTTCTGACGTCACTATGACGTAACCAAGATGGCGGCTAGTCACGTTCTCAATGCGTGCGGATCATACAGATGGTATTCATAATTTGAGTTGAAAACGTATTACTTGCACTTTtgcaataaaaattttactattcCATTACGGggtaatatattatgatgttgTAGCTGTGCCACTATTtggtaagttttatttattcaaaaaggcttaccaactaaatataaactaattaaCTTATGTTACTGTTTTTTATCGAAAAGGAGGACTACGGGTCACCtcgtattaagtgatcaccgctgcccacactctcccgcaacaccagaggattcgcaggagcgttgccgcgcTTCTAGGAAAACTTTAATTTGAAGGCCGGCCCTTAAATTATACAAGCTCAGCAAGTTGTAtactatagaaaaaaaaaacattaggtagtattgtttgcggacgacacttcactgataaTCAAAGTGAAGGTAAACCTAAAAAGGTAGGTAACCGTGAAGGTAAGTTATGTGTGACGCACTTTTCTTGAGAGGAGAGAGGGACAAGTGCTGAAGAGGGAAGGGAAATCTCGTTAAATCACGTTTACCCAATGATGAAATGGGAATATAGTAAATTGCATCAAATAGAGCCATTTTCCAGATATAGAAATAtaagatcatttttaagtctgtgacagctgtgaaaacgtcgaaaaaaattgaggctgattgttaacctctattttgagcaatgcacgcacactaacacaacgttacatacaaatcgcgagtgtaagacttatCTATCTAGATCTATAAATTGTCtaagatagaaatatattttcaagaattcctcgtttaaaaatataagattcATTTATTAGAATTGCCtgtagattaaaataaaaacgtgAGCGATAAAGAATCTTTGAAACACATTGATGGATGTGATCCATTTATTGGCCGGGACACTCAAACGATAGGACTACCTAACATGAGAAATGGAATTGCTTGAACCCTTGTCTTATATGTCACCATTacatcgtacaataaaaatgaaactataaatctaactgaagtttatttgtattatgtAATCTATTGTGAagatatattattcaaattcaaatatttttattcaaaatatgatttaatagtgatatttgttttaattgtattaattggtgaaattgaacgtcaaaaactaccacccattcaaaagagactgactcagacctgagaagagtgggcgcaagaaactcagcgggctttttttttaatataaaatatggattacaatgtgatatcgtacaataaacatttatgattaaagagcctgagggtgttcgctttagtcccagtccgtggtgtcattaagaaaatcgtttatgctgtaataataatagtaacctttcccatacaaacgttttttaacaattcttttaaatttcgtaacacatttgttttgtacattttttgggatcatattgtagaagcatatacatcgcccaacaaaagacttacaaactcgacccaaccgagtagtaggcataacaagtttatgtttgttcctcgtgttaacattatgaatgtcacagtttctagaaaattcttcaatgtgcttatgaacgtacagaacattatcaaaaatgtattgagaagcaacagacaaaaagtttatttctttaaatttttctcttaatgattcttcaggacctaggttataaatcgcgcgaatagccctcttctgcagcacaaaaatggtattaatatcggccgcactgccccataacaatataccataggacataatactatgaaaataactaaagtatactagtcgcaccgtatctatgtcagttaaccgtcaaATTTTCTTAACCATGCCATCttgcatatgctgcagaactaagcctattcgccatccttcaatattttaattgaatttcttTATAGTATATAGCGCCAAAAATTTAtctcatagaattattcatacagaaataaaactgcaattaaaaaatattaagggtcaaaaatcgaaataaaactatcctatctaaGTAAGATCAAATTGGACACAGTgtgcaaaaatttattaaaattcagtAGTTGAGGtgttcatcatttcagccggaagacgcccaCTGATGGATAAAATGCAGTAAATGGTGGTGCTTCTCGGAAGGATGccgctgcccatcctccgttctaTGTAtccctaagtcgcctcttacgatatccatgggaggagatggggtagtgctattctggtgcgacaccacaggCAGCAGGAGTTCATCACGGACAAACAAGGTGTATATTAATCTGTCACTGTTATAATAGAACTAACTTCCTGTTCCTTACAAGAGAGAAGAACTTCTGTAACGGATATACATCAACTTTATTATTTGGTTAAAACGGCTTTATTCACGGTTCACTTGTTTCGGAACATtcagaggtccttcatcagagGAGATACATCAAGATAGacaaggaaagcgaatctattgttactgtaactgattttgactGACAAATCGTAAACAGTTAGCCGCGCTTTCTCAATATCTCATTTCAAGAAAGATGCCTGAcgaatttcttgcgcccgtgCTTTCCAAGATCTGATTTATATATGTTCCAATGCGTGATAGGTTTTCACTTAAGAATCCtccttttaatgaaaatatgtgtTGTTtgttggaataaataaatttgaatttattgacTTACGGTAACAGCTACGGATTAAATCATCTTTTATTTAAGATTGTTAGAATCCagacttttttaaatattcgaaTCTATCCTGACTACAATTGAATATGCCAACCTTAATTTACAATGGCAGTTGGCGCCATCTTTCATTTGCTCATTTCGAAACGAACTTCTAACTGTCAGCGTCAACGTCAGTTGTCAAGTTCTCGTTTCCACTCCCCGCTTCCTCATCCCTCCTTCCGCACCGTGCCCTCTCCCCCTACCTCGTACCTCACTTTCTCGTCGGTGGTTCACGCGCTCACACGCTTGCGCAGAGCTCCAAGACCCGCGTATTCCCTTAATTTAATGGCGGACGCGCCACCTAACTAACCTCATCAGTGATAAGTGACCTAGAAGTAGTAACGTAAAAGAAATGGTATATATAAAAGCCAATTTGATTCCCCCGGGGGCTGCAGAGGAGTACCAGCATTTACCAGGTCAGTTCCCTCCGTCCCTGTTTATCTTTCCTCACCAGCACACCCAGTAACAATATTATAGAAATCGCTCATCTATCACATTCAAAACCAGGAAATGGATAAAAATATCAATCTTACATCAGCAAATTTAGATTGCGCTAAATATAGAAAGAAATTCTCACATTCCAATATCAAACGCATTACGAGACgctattattttgatattatgcGATAATAATAGATTTCACTCGCCTTTCTTCTATCATTTATCAGTCAGTTACAGTTAAATTTAGtgtttactttatattattgaagatttatattatatcttaacatttttattattagacaATACAAATGAGTGTCAAAAAAAAAGCGGGCAACAAAACttggaataaatattttatcagggAATAATTTAGATGTACGTGGTGTAATGGAAAATGCTGATACTAGGAACCGCCCAAAGGCGAGAGCAGTTCTCCATGTGAGAAAGAATTGGAGCTTTTTAtggttgaaatataaataaaagggtatgtgtatatatgtatgcacgcaagaagttacacttctttggcgtaacaaagcaaaactccttaaaatgatttattactcgtgctattctacgtttgttgaaagaacaatattatatatatcttccacagatggctttgacaatcaattattaaataacgaatacagctgtatgggcttgaaccctttgcctgtcctaattgttttttttttaacattatagaACCAACAGCACggaaaaattaaactaattacaaaaatattatgcgatggccgactgccaattacaggttcacaCACAGGTTTATGGTACAACATTTAacgttaaatatatatatataataatggacgaagaaaccaaagaaaaataataacgattttcgcaaacgtcagaaaattttaggaaacaaCTTCATTCACCCTGTTacatttgtgttacagtgatgcgcgcgcatcttaaaatttcactctcatcatctgttcataacgcgcctattgaagaataacttcaaaaatatatgtttccaccccttatttaataaatgtttctggaaaaatatactattaaaaatatatataaagtaaattgTGAAAAGTAAGCAGATCTCATATTAAACAATACCTCATTCCATGTAGACAGGTAAGTGCGCCGTCGCTAGGTCGCTGAGTGCTAAGAATGGCACGTCCATTTGACAACACAGAGAATGACAGTAATACTTCAGCCAATATCCCTGGAAATCACAATATTATGAAAGAAGGCTGTTTACTGaaggtaataatatatataatcttaaataacttaaaaggcataaaatataataactatataaaattatatatataaatataataatatactagatactactaccgcttcgtcttacactcgcgatacgtcagccactttgtgttagtgtgcgtgcaaatataggttaactgtcaacctcaattttattaacgttttttacaatttttataaatgaccTTAGCTTATCCTTATATTGGACGCTATGTTATACGTTAATATCACTTGGGATTGATCATGATCATCAAGATCTTGGGAATGTAGCAGCCCCCCGGGCTATTGCattagaaataaacaaaatttaatttaaaaaaagacgtAGCTTGTGACACACACTATAGttggcctattttcatcggttgtacTGCAGCAAGAGtctctagacgtattaattatcaaagGGTAAAACTTAATATGTAAGTATACATACCTACTGTGTcgtaaaactaaaaacatctTAAACATAAATACCTTAAATAGCTGCCAAAAGtgtagttttaaaaatgatattattttttaattttattaaatattatataattaccaCATCTGTCTCGTCGTAGATCCTTGTCCTTGTTTTCATCGTCCGATGATTCGATGGTTTTCGTCGAAGCAttctacaaataaaaaatatttatttatttttctcttattgataaaatattttatcctaTGTGACACTACCGTAGAATCTGTGATTCTGTAAGCAtcgtttattttaaagaaaatattccaTACCATGTTATTTATCACCTTACCCAATCAATCTTCTAGTATGTAAAATTCTcctgtcccggtgtttgttaccaagctaccccgaaacggctgaacagatttgtatgaaattttttgtgtatttcaGGTAGATCAGAGAATCAgctaatatctatttttcataccgcTAAATGATGAGAGCAAGGGTGaccccacccctaaatatatatatttttatttttttgagatattttttactttttttaaattttcgcccttctaagatctacaactatttttgtatcgaaattcttatattattttgttccatccacaaaaccgCTATAGGGTAGCAAGAtcgcaatcgaatacaatattaattatagtacgatataatatttggtaggtctgagaatcggttgtatctatttttataccccaaaaatattaattattgatttttttattattactgtatagggcaatacaacgtttcctgagttagctagtaatatattatataaatccagtgtccttatgtttgttttcagtgaactcctaaactaatgaacggatttaatgAGGATTAATTATTTCGTGGCGTGCAGtctagtccaacttgagagataggatcgtttttattttgatttgggaccaatatcaatttttatttgcaatatttgttttgtatggacatattttctatgagagaatttattgacgcacggtttgacagttttgctttgaaacaatttcattataacaacagggagcaatgacgtcttacataatatagaaggtcactgacagggagcatattttacaaaataattcttgatgttatgaaatattatttacaaattcataaaaaacagtattttatttattatgtacagaacaacgtctgtcgggtcagctagttatctgTATTGTTCTGACCGATCTCAACGAATCGAAACTATATTGCTGAGTGTATATCACATCATTTCCAAGTTCACGAAACCGAAAGTATTTTTATGACTAAGTCTTTCCGTTTTAGTAAACCAAGTAAAAAATCTGGCATTTGCGAGAGAACGAATCACACACATATAACAAAGTATgccatatctaatatataaaattctcgtgtcattgtgttaaactttgaactcctccgaaacggcttgaccgattctcatgaattttgagtgcatattgggtaggtctgagaatcggacaacatctatttttcatccccctaaatgttaagggttccacacgaaatttttttttgacattttttttaaatttgtttgattatgagtcagcaataaaaaaatataaacaacttcaaattttcacccataccatcaacagttacttttgtatcgcgattttaatatcggcaatacaacgtttgctgggtcagctagttacatatatataaatatctacgCCTATTTTTCCTTTCTACTATGTTTAATATTTGTGGTTCTGACGGTTCCtgtataagtattttatatagtttttatttacgtTATGTAGAGACATTTATACAGTGTGTAATCGTTAAGACCGTGACCAGGCGATGATTCCATAACTATTACAgttatcaaaaaactttaaactagtatcgaaagtacgttacctaatcagtaaaatgacatcaataactatttaaaaatccataattttgatataaaacacttccatacatttagtatgagatttgTAGAAAAGTTTTAGTTTCCTTATTATAAAAGGTTATTTTAGCTTAGTACTAATATTAAAGGAAACTGTTAAGCTAACAAAGTAATAAAGCTatcttttcattaaataatatttatttcttagtaaatacaaaatttacttatttattcaaacaaaacaaatcttataacaatatttacaatactatgactacataaaattaaaactatcattacgtggaagcgtacatacctagaatactggcagcatctccgcgttggatagctaggctgatcaaacatacaaaataaacttataacaatttttttaattcaaagcaGATGTTAGAAGTGCGTCCTCGTGCCATACAATGACCTTTCTACTACATACTAAATGTATAGGATGTGATATGTCTTTAATGTCAAATTTTGAtaacttctcgtttgattttttaaaagttattgatgtgattttactgattaggtaacgtactttcgatatcagtttaaagttttttgatatctgtattAGTTACAGAATAATctcctggtcacacttaacgattacatcctgtTTAAATGTCTCTACATAACGtatataaaaactatataaaatacttatataggaACCCGACAGGACCACAAATATTAAGTGCTTTCGATATTGTTTCAAAGtattttgatatctgtaatagtacGGGAATAATCGCCACACTAaacgattacatcctgtatacatACACAATACTGTAGAACCACTAACgaaaatgaaattatgaaaagTGTATATACCTCTTTACTCGCAGGCATCTTGTGGTTATTATTAGCAATCTCTAAGTCTTCTGTTTGTTTGGCCAGGTACTGTCGTTCTAGTTGAGCTTCATAGAACGACGCAATTATCATCCATATAGCCACGAATAAAGCTACTGATctgaaaaagtaaaaataaaaagaaaaataaaaacttaagttCAAATATTCTCAAAAAAACATAGTCAAGTGACTATTAGTCACACAGTCAAAGTGAAATATACAAACTAGTGgcaatatatgtaatataatatatagtataatatataatataatatatagtaaggccaacgagaggagataaagaatgtaaacaaagtttcagggattcaaaacttttttatttgaattatgtaGAAATTAGGGACTCCCTATTCTAATCGCTGTCGTCTGTATTAGACAAAGAGccttctgaataaaatataaatcataacATTCGGATTCTAAGCGTTTTGTTTCACGGCGTGATTCCGAGAACCTATCATAGTACGTTCcacatacttttatttttttatatcctttcggttttttgtttattaccttaataaaaatctttagaCTCTAGATTACCAAGAAGGATACTTAGTAAAAAAGAATTTGTGGGTGGTTATTATCAAAACAGTTTCTAGTTTGCATATAATacatcaaatttattttgtgaaaaatttaaaataatttaatcaaacttttataaacaattaaCTTTGTTTCAATTTCTAGTATAATGGGGGGGGACAGCGCGTACGCAGTCCCACTAACAAAAATTACGCGTCCGAGTTATCCGCATTAGGGATAATCGCAAAGGTCAACCCGACCGCAGTGCAATGGAAGGGCCTCGCTCTGGGGGAACCGCCTTCTTGATCACGGTGTCCCCTACGCCAGGTAAGTATGATTAAATAATGTTAAACTGGGGTAGTCCACAATACTGAATAGACTTTGATAGCGCGTTATGGAATTATTGCGATAGTTCATAGCGCCATCTATCGGATGTTCATCAGATCACCCATCTAAGCGAACAGTGTGTAATGTGTATTGAAAATTTATCGTATCTATAGAAATTATAGGAAGAAAACATGTACAAAAACCATATTTTGCCTCAAAACTATTTGCTTATAGCATTAGTTACCAACAGGACCAACAGATTAGTAAAACACACAACACATGATATGTAACTATTCTAAGCATGTGACATTACATCCCCAAAGAAATATGCGTTTTATGGGATATTGATATGAGTAACGGtccgtttgtttacattatttatccCTACTCGTTGGCCTTAGTATAGAAAATACTGATTAAATCTAGATAAAGTTATTTATCTAGattgagttatttattttacttattattaccaTTTGACCGACCTGGGTTATTACACACgattcaaatttataaatttttttttagttaaattggttaaaaaagttaatttttttaatttttttaattaagtttaattattactaattactTAAAGTGATATTTTCTCAGTAATAACGTTTTCAACATACTTGGTCGTAAACTTAgccttattacaataatatatatatatatattacacacaaaaattttgccccaaattaagcatatatagcctgtgttatgggttacaagacaatgatatatttaatacaaaaaacttacttaaatatacataaattcatttaaacatacatataaactgacataaatactattaaacatccatgactcggaaacaaacatccatattcatcatataaatgctagcacctaccgggattcgaacccgggacctctagcttagtaggtaggatatacactcggctatacaggtcgtcgtattTATGTCTATACAGTTATCGGTCTTAGAGGCATAAAGCGAATTTaacacacacgtgcataatagaattatctATGTTAAAGTTAGTTTGTACCTAACTACAAATTATGTGAGAATAAACAGAGCAATTTAAATTTGACCgggtaatacagtttttttgGAACAACAAAGAGATTTATGccgctgaaaatccatttacatttttggaataaaaaatGTGTCTGTAATTAAgacaaaaaaacatttattattatcaaattatttataattcacaatgatttgttaaacaatatattatgcattTCATCAATACTAGGCTGTATGGCTATATTACGTAATCAATCACCTTGCATTTGGCGCGTGCAAAAAAATTGCGcgccatttcacatattttgtttgtatcgcAATGCAATACATATCTTTTTTtccaagtgtgttgaaaaagtgcgtatgaaactcgcAATTtactcactagacactcggctgatttacggCCGGCAAACCACAACCTCGTGTATAATTAGCAACTTGGCtcacttgtatcataatatactattcATGTTATGTTAGACGCCAACAGAGCATGAAGAATTTTTTAAGGGAGGAACATATCATCTATAAGTCATAAATAAATGCGCtcaagcagctcgaattgtcggagacccagtgctctgtggctagatcacttggcgttgcgtagcgACGTCCGCGTCACTTCATTtagtgtcttctaccacatttatcatcGGCGGTGTTCCAAAGATCTGTTTGATCTGTTTCCTAAATAtgaatatcatcctcaccatctggatgtgtggcgttcctccacagtgcggttttcaaagaactttcttgcACGACCAACTAATCTGTgtaatgagcttcattgtgcggttTCATTACTTTGACCTACATTAATAAAgccattttgatttgattttatttgattatgatttgatttgacatatGATAAACACTTAAGATTCATTTCAAAGAAATGTTTATACTATGGAACTGTAgagtatgtataataaaatcgaTGGATTTACCCAACTATATGTAGCTTGAAGTCCTTCAGAACGTTGTATGGTCCGGGCACTGGTCGTACGTAGAGAGTGTTCGCCGAGGCTTTAATTCCTGCCGCGGCTGCTGACGTCATCGCTGCAGTCTCCGCAAGAAGGAACATCGCTTTCATTGAGTCCGCATCGCATGACGCTGGTACGCATTGACCGATTAGCATTGATCGAGTCTGTAAGAAGtagataatagtaataataataataaaattgacacactttacacaaattatcttgccccaatatagcctgtgctatgggttgcgagacaacgatatatttagtacaataaacttacttaaacatgcataaatacttataaacatacgtataaacatacataaatacatataaacatccatgactcc
The window above is part of the Leptidea sinapis chromosome 8, ilLepSina1.1, whole genome shotgun sequence genome. Proteins encoded here:
- the LOC126965667 gene encoding nose resistant to fluoxetine protein 6-like, whose amino-acid sequence is MCSIKLKMGTLVVTIFVVVGVVSATNSSVPMNSSRMTWIKNLLDHHLWADLLDGNHTVAASCEADLKTYVNALNQGQIWASKMFDASGQYSTNVLFGNEYWMGSINACKDLQLKKYYEQTPPFAASFFVAKVNISVDGNHIPMTRSMLIGQCVPASCDADSMKAMFLLAETAAMTSAAAAGIKASANTLYVRPVPGPYNVLKDFKLHIVGSVALFVAIWMIIASFYEAQLERQYLAKQTEDLEIANNNHKMPASKENASTKTIESSDDENKDKDLRRDRCGILAEVLLSFSVLSNGRAILSTQRPSDGALTCLHGMRFLSVLWVIMVHTYLTVWYIADNKTMREVTERNFLYQSVGNASYCVDTFFFISGLLVTVLFLRSEDKKANRRNIKLPPSDKDINKNINGYTNSSLSVSEISQQSFYEDILDKPKTNKFTITEVSGIFKSFLVLLSYRLVRLTPAYAFVIGVNELALRYTHNTTVFEPAIFDHINCDKFWWRNVLYINNFFPQREMCMVWSWYMANDTQFYVVGIILLLVSVKHLKFATISLMVVMASSWVTTIYISLWHQYKARIQEPFEMFDPLYDKPWSRIGPYLIGMLVGWFLHKTKCQVRIPYWLSAFAWPASFAIMGSVIFGMVDGYFEVWPTAFYVSIGHTGWGIALAWVAIACCCGYGGLINSFLSYNGFLPLSRLTYCAYLIHPTVMMFTSFLLDGPMHLQNSIVLTMYAGYAAMAFLASFIISLSFEAPAVRLLKIISGGGKRK